From one Synechocystis sp. PCC 6803 substr. PCC-P genomic stretch:
- a CDS encoding MFS transporter — protein MGKLPPIFHCLRNRLFAQLYLAQAISLLGDALTWVGLALLAFELAGQGAGLILAGALTLRVTVFVLLSPIAGAIADRYDRKQMMVITHLARLGIVCLFPGVTQAWQIYGLVLGLNVFNAFFTPTYTATIPLVTKEDEYPQAIALSSATYQLLGVLGPGLAGSLAAWVGTKTIFWGDALTFLMAAGLIFTLPGKLLANSTAQPVRNLAQIRRDIGTGTQCLFGDRLIRYALAMQLVVSLAGAGILVNTVGYVQGILNLGKLEYGWLMAAFGLGATVASLGLGNTQQQRKRIYLTTIGAVVMSLAILPVSMVNLQGLLLLWAGAGIGQTLVNVPTQTLIADRVAKELQGRVYGANFAWSHLWWAFSYPLAGWLGSHFAQNSFFYLGILALSLFALFYLLRPSTPMEPGFWHEHSHHHDSEHSHFHPATTVLNFSHNHLHFHFYKASP, from the coding sequence ATGGGCAAACTACCGCCTATCTTTCACTGCTTGCGGAACCGTCTATTTGCTCAGCTATACCTAGCCCAAGCCATTAGTTTGCTGGGGGATGCCCTGACCTGGGTAGGATTAGCACTTTTAGCTTTTGAATTGGCGGGTCAAGGGGCGGGGTTGATCCTGGCAGGGGCCTTAACCTTAAGGGTAACGGTGTTTGTCTTGCTGTCTCCCATTGCGGGGGCGATCGCCGACCGTTATGATCGCAAGCAAATGATGGTGATTACCCATCTGGCACGGCTGGGGATTGTCTGTTTATTTCCTGGGGTGACCCAGGCCTGGCAAATCTACGGGCTGGTTCTGGGGCTGAATGTGTTTAACGCCTTTTTTACTCCGACCTATACCGCAACCATTCCCCTGGTGACGAAGGAGGATGAATATCCCCAGGCGATCGCCTTATCCAGTGCCACTTATCAACTTTTGGGGGTTTTGGGGCCAGGGTTGGCTGGGAGTCTTGCCGCTTGGGTGGGAACAAAAACAATCTTTTGGGGGGATGCTTTAACTTTTTTGATGGCCGCTGGTTTAATTTTTACCTTGCCAGGAAAACTGTTAGCTAATTCAACCGCCCAGCCTGTCCGTAACTTGGCCCAAATTCGACGGGACATCGGCACAGGAACCCAATGTCTTTTCGGCGATCGCCTGATTCGTTATGCTCTAGCGATGCAGTTGGTGGTGTCCTTGGCCGGGGCAGGGATTTTAGTGAATACGGTGGGCTATGTCCAAGGCATTTTAAACCTGGGTAAGCTGGAGTATGGTTGGCTAATGGCGGCGTTTGGGTTGGGAGCGACGGTGGCTTCCCTCGGTTTGGGCAACACTCAGCAACAGAGAAAACGAATCTATTTAACGACAATTGGGGCTGTAGTAATGAGTCTTGCGATTCTACCCGTCTCGATGGTCAATCTTCAGGGATTATTGCTCCTGTGGGCTGGGGCTGGTATCGGCCAAACCTTGGTTAATGTCCCCACCCAAACCCTGATTGCCGACCGCGTAGCCAAAGAGCTTCAAGGCCGAGTGTATGGTGCCAATTTTGCCTGGAGTCATCTCTGGTGGGCGTTTTCCTATCCTCTGGCGGGATGGTTAGGCAGTCACTTTGCTCAAAATAGTTTTTTCTATCTGGGGATTTTAGCCCTCAGCTTATTTGCCCTGTTTTATCTGTTACGACCCTCCACTCCGATGGAACCAGGATTTTGGCACGAACATTCCCATCACCATGACTCCGAGCATAGTCATTTTCATCCTGCGACAACTGTGCTGAATTTTAGCCACAATCATCTTCATTTCCATTTTTATAAGGCGAGTCCTTAA
- a CDS encoding precorrin-8X methylmutase: protein MKTNHLTIKELTDAVGGGVTPRMVRHYHTLGLLPPVQRSEGNYRLYTQQDVQRLQRVIALKQQGFQLSHIRQLLDSHSEESLDPTLMVQLQQQYQAVIQQITRLRQTASALEGLLGRDQSCQITQAEALAQLKQLDVDVQEGLGKLDQLWTNLDAETTTHPEAFQESLKHLLPDLSAYSEITIHLLHQLVLACGDVSLVNAVRLSQGAIASARDALKAGCPVVTDVPVVAAALDQTRLAHLGCTVKTLIDDPHITGLREAEQAFWHHDHWQQRLQQIPQGCVLAIGYAPSVLLTACKLIEQQHIQPALVIGMPIGFSHAPGAKRRLMTSPIPHITIQGSLGGGLLAAVTLNALVETLIAKPDCHCYLTCL, encoded by the coding sequence ATGAAGACTAATCACTTAACGATTAAAGAACTCACAGATGCAGTGGGAGGTGGCGTTACGCCTCGCATGGTGCGCCATTACCACACCCTGGGATTGCTTCCCCCCGTTCAACGCTCAGAGGGCAACTACCGCCTTTATACTCAGCAGGACGTACAACGGCTCCAACGAGTCATTGCCCTCAAACAGCAGGGCTTTCAGTTGTCTCATATTCGGCAACTGCTGGATAGCCATTCTGAAGAGAGCCTTGATCCCACCCTAATGGTGCAGTTGCAACAGCAATATCAGGCTGTGATTCAGCAGATTACTCGACTCCGCCAAACCGCATCTGCTTTAGAAGGATTACTGGGACGCGACCAGAGTTGCCAGATTACCCAAGCGGAAGCTCTGGCCCAACTGAAACAGCTTGATGTGGATGTCCAGGAGGGGTTAGGAAAACTCGATCAGTTGTGGACGAACCTAGATGCGGAGACAACAACTCATCCAGAAGCCTTTCAGGAATCCCTCAAACACCTGCTACCGGATTTATCGGCTTACTCTGAAATTACCATTCACTTACTACATCAATTAGTGCTGGCCTGTGGTGATGTTAGCTTGGTAAACGCCGTTCGATTGAGTCAGGGAGCGATCGCCTCGGCACGAGATGCACTGAAAGCAGGGTGTCCAGTCGTCACCGATGTTCCGGTTGTGGCTGCGGCTCTTGATCAAACTCGGTTAGCTCATTTAGGATGTACGGTTAAAACGCTGATTGACGACCCTCACATCACAGGGCTTAGGGAAGCCGAGCAAGCTTTTTGGCACCATGACCATTGGCAACAGCGGTTACAACAGATTCCCCAAGGATGTGTGCTGGCGATCGGCTATGCCCCTTCTGTTTTACTCACTGCCTGTAAGCTGATAGAGCAACAACATATTCAGCCGGCTCTTGTGATCGGAATGCCGATCGGTTTTAGTCATGCTCCGGGGGCAAAACGACGACTGATGACCAGTCCCATTCCCCATATCACCATTCAGGGGAGCCTCGGTGGAGGACTTCTAGCCGCAGTAACGCTAAACGCTTTAGTGGAAACATTGATTGCAAAGCCAGATTGCCACTGCTATCTCACTTGTCTTTAG
- a CDS encoding heavy metal translocating P-type ATPase → MVVTPPSSAFRFSNLFKDHPDAVAAIACGGLVFLGWQMLNLGWLGIAFFVLTAAYVIGGFDNAREGLTTLFEEKEFDVDLLMIVAALGAAGLGLWRREYTLIVDGAVLILIFAISGALEGYAMQRTERSIQGLMSLTADVARVLRNGQEQTIPISELKMGDQVLVKPGELVPTDGLVIEGFSTLNQASITGESMPVEKAIGDEVFAGTINGNGVLRLKIHQPPESSLIQRVIRLVQQAQTEAPPSQQFIERFECGYAKVIVIAGLLLGTLPPFLLGWSWEETIYRALIFLVVASPCALMASIMPALLSGIANGARQGILFKNGAQLERIGRVRVIAFDKTGTLTTGKPEVVNILATQPSTDKLLQIAAALESLSEHPIGEAIADFTRQQNQAWATARNVQAQAGQGIIGDIEGQQAIVGKAVFVQAQVNHVATNLIEQSQQWEAEGKTVVWVAYAGEILGLIAVADTVRPTAAQAIARLKRLGIERIVMLTGDNSRTAHSIAQQVGVNQVYAELLPEDKVDVIRQLQKQYQSVAMVGDGINDAPALAQASVGIAMGAAGSDVALETADIVLMADRLERLEHAIRLGRRAQGVVKQNIVFALGFVMILLIANFAGNITLPFGVLGHEGSTVIVTLSGLRLLRG, encoded by the coding sequence ATGGTTGTAACTCCCCCTTCTTCTGCCTTTCGATTTTCTAACCTTTTCAAAGATCATCCCGATGCAGTGGCGGCGATCGCCTGTGGCGGGCTGGTCTTTCTGGGCTGGCAGATGCTTAACTTGGGCTGGTTGGGAATTGCCTTTTTTGTCCTAACAGCGGCCTATGTGATTGGTGGATTTGACAATGCCCGTGAGGGATTAACAACCCTCTTTGAAGAAAAAGAATTTGATGTCGATCTGCTGATGATTGTGGCCGCCTTGGGGGCCGCCGGGTTGGGACTTTGGCGACGGGAATATACCCTCATTGTGGATGGGGCAGTTCTGATTCTTATTTTTGCCATCAGTGGGGCATTGGAAGGATACGCGATGCAACGGACGGAGCGGAGTATCCAGGGATTGATGAGCTTAACCGCTGATGTAGCAAGAGTGTTGCGGAACGGACAGGAGCAAACCATTCCCATTTCAGAACTGAAGATGGGGGATCAAGTCTTGGTGAAACCGGGAGAGTTGGTGCCAACGGATGGCTTGGTCATTGAAGGGTTTAGCACCCTGAACCAGGCTTCCATCACGGGGGAATCTATGCCAGTGGAAAAGGCGATCGGCGATGAGGTGTTTGCCGGCACGATCAATGGCAATGGGGTACTGCGGCTCAAAATCCATCAACCCCCGGAAAGTAGCTTGATTCAGCGTGTGATTCGTTTGGTTCAGCAAGCCCAAACCGAAGCTCCCCCGTCGCAACAGTTTATTGAACGATTTGAGTGCGGTTATGCCAAGGTAATTGTGATCGCCGGACTCTTGCTCGGTACGTTGCCGCCTTTTTTGCTGGGCTGGAGTTGGGAAGAGACGATCTACCGTGCCTTAATTTTTCTCGTGGTGGCTTCTCCCTGTGCGCTAATGGCATCAATTATGCCGGCCTTACTTTCTGGTATTGCCAATGGAGCGCGTCAAGGCATTTTATTCAAAAACGGGGCGCAGTTGGAGCGGATTGGACGAGTACGGGTGATTGCTTTTGATAAAACTGGAACATTGACCACTGGAAAACCTGAAGTTGTGAACATTCTCGCCACTCAGCCATCCACCGACAAACTTCTGCAAATCGCGGCGGCCCTGGAAAGTTTATCGGAACATCCCATCGGAGAGGCGATCGCCGACTTCACCCGTCAACAGAACCAAGCCTGGGCAACAGCCAGGAACGTTCAAGCGCAGGCGGGACAGGGCATTATCGGAGACATTGAGGGCCAACAGGCGATAGTTGGTAAAGCCGTGTTTGTTCAGGCCCAGGTCAATCATGTTGCTACAAACCTGATAGAGCAAAGTCAGCAGTGGGAAGCTGAAGGTAAAACCGTCGTCTGGGTTGCCTACGCTGGAGAGATTTTAGGTCTCATTGCCGTGGCAGATACTGTACGACCCACCGCCGCCCAGGCGATCGCCCGATTAAAACGATTAGGAATTGAGCGAATTGTCATGCTAACTGGGGATAACTCACGTACCGCCCACAGCATTGCTCAACAGGTGGGAGTCAATCAGGTTTATGCAGAACTTTTGCCCGAAGATAAAGTGGATGTGATTCGCCAACTCCAGAAGCAGTATCAATCCGTCGCCATGGTGGGAGACGGCATCAATGATGCACCCGCCTTAGCTCAGGCATCTGTTGGTATTGCGATGGGGGCCGCTGGTAGTGATGTGGCCTTAGAAACCGCAGATATTGTCTTAATGGCGGATCGTTTGGAGCGGTTAGAACACGCCATTCGTTTGGGTCGTCGCGCTCAAGGAGTGGTCAAACAAAACATTGTGTTTGCCCTTGGTTTTGTGATGATTCTGTTGATTGCAAACTTTGCGGGTAATATCACGCTGCCCTTTGGGGTTTTGGGGCATGAAGGCTCGACGGTAATCGTAACGTTGAGTGGATTGCGGTTACTAAGAGGGTAA
- a CDS encoding YnfA family protein: MILRSLLYFVMAGLCEIGGGYLVWLWIREGKSVWLALVRAILLTVYGFVATLQPANFGRAYAAYGGIFIILSIIWGWQVDNVVVDRLDWLGAAIALVGVLVMMYANRA, from the coding sequence ATGATTCTGCGATCACTGCTTTATTTTGTCATGGCGGGTTTGTGTGAAATTGGGGGCGGATACTTAGTTTGGTTATGGATACGGGAAGGTAAAAGTGTTTGGTTGGCATTAGTTAGAGCAATTTTACTCACCGTATATGGATTTGTAGCAACGCTTCAACCTGCCAACTTTGGGCGAGCCTATGCCGCCTATGGCGGAATTTTCATCATCCTCTCCATTATCTGGGGATGGCAAGTAGACAATGTGGTAGTCGATCGCCTGGACTGGCTTGGAGCGGCGATCGCCTTGGTTGGTGTATTAGTGATGATGTATGCTAACAGGGCTTAG
- the ziaR gene encoding Zn(II)-sensing metalloregulatory transcriptional repressor ZiaR, giving the protein MSKSSLSKSQSCQNEEMPLCDQPLVHLEQVRQVQPEVMSLDQAQQMAEFFSALADPSRLRLMSALARQELCVCDLAAAMKVSESAVSHQLRILRSQRLVKYRRVGRNVYYSLADNHVMNLYREVADHLQESD; this is encoded by the coding sequence ATGAGTAAGTCCTCGTTGTCAAAGTCACAATCCTGCCAGAACGAAGAGATGCCCCTTTGTGATCAACCTCTTGTTCATCTTGAGCAGGTACGACAGGTTCAACCAGAGGTGATGTCATTGGACCAGGCCCAGCAAATGGCGGAGTTTTTCAGTGCACTAGCTGATCCGAGTCGGTTGCGTTTAATGTCGGCATTGGCCCGCCAAGAACTCTGTGTCTGTGATTTAGCAGCGGCGATGAAAGTGAGTGAATCGGCAGTTTCCCATCAATTACGAATTTTACGATCGCAGCGCCTGGTAAAGTATCGCCGGGTCGGCCGTAATGTTTACTACAGCTTGGCGGATAATCATGTGATGAATTTGTATCGGGAAGTTGCAGACCATTTGCAGGAATCGGATTAA
- a CDS encoding heavy metal translocating P-type ATPase: MTQSSPLKTQQMQVGGMDCTSCKLKIEGSLERLKGVAEASVTVATGRLTVTYDPKQVSEITIQERIAALGYTLAEPKSSVTLNGHKHPHSHREEGHSHSHGAGEFNLKQELLPVLTAIALFTIAILFEQPLHNTPGQIAEFAVIIPAYLLSGWTVLKTAGRNILRGQIFDENFLMTIATLGALAIHQLPEAVAVMLFFRVGELFQEYSVGRSRRSIKALLEARPDTANLKRNGTVQQVSPETVQVDDLILVKPGEKVPLDGEILGGTSQVDTSALTGESVPGTVKPGDTILAGMINQSGVLTIRVTKLFSESSIAKVLDLVENASSKKASTEKFITQFARYYTPVIVFLSLAVALLPPLFIPGADRADWVYRALVLLVISCPCGLVISIPLGYFGGIGGAAKHGILIKGSTFLDSLTAVKTVVFDKTGTLTKGTFKVTQVVTKNGFSESELLTLAAKAESHSTHPIALSIREAYAQSIADSEVADYEEIAGHGIRAVVQNQVVIAGNDRLLHREKIDHDTCDVAGTVVHLAVDGRYGGYILIADEIKEDAVQAIRDLKRMGVEKTVMLTGDSEIVAQSVAQQIGLDAFVAELLPEEKVDEIEQLLDPSGKAKLAFVGDGINDAPVIARADVGIAMGGLGSDAAIETADVVLMTDAPSKVAEAIHVARKTRQIVVQNIVLALGIKALFIALGTIGLATLWEAVFADVGVALLAILNATRIAK, from the coding sequence ATGACCCAATCTTCACCGCTCAAAACTCAGCAAATGCAAGTCGGCGGCATGGACTGCACTAGTTGCAAGTTAAAAATTGAAGGTAGCTTGGAAAGATTGAAGGGAGTAGCAGAGGCCTCTGTCACGGTGGCCACGGGACGATTAACTGTTACCTATGATCCCAAGCAGGTCAGTGAAATAACCATTCAAGAACGGATCGCCGCCCTGGGTTACACCCTTGCAGAGCCAAAATCATCTGTAACGCTTAATGGTCATAAACATCCCCACTCCCATAGGGAAGAAGGCCATAGCCATAGTCATGGTGCTGGTGAATTTAATCTGAAACAAGAACTACTGCCCGTCCTGACGGCGATCGCCCTCTTTACCATTGCTATTTTGTTCGAGCAACCGTTACACAACACGCCAGGTCAGATTGCTGAATTTGCAGTGATTATTCCTGCCTATCTCTTGAGTGGTTGGACAGTGCTCAAAACAGCGGGACGCAATATTCTCAGAGGGCAGATTTTTGATGAAAACTTTTTAATGACGATCGCCACCTTGGGGGCCTTGGCAATTCATCAACTCCCCGAAGCCGTGGCCGTGATGTTGTTCTTTCGAGTGGGAGAGCTATTTCAAGAATACTCCGTTGGGCGATCGCGCCGTTCCATCAAAGCTTTACTGGAAGCACGTCCCGATACCGCGAACTTGAAGCGCAATGGTACAGTGCAACAAGTTTCCCCCGAAACGGTACAGGTTGATGACTTAATTTTGGTAAAGCCGGGTGAAAAAGTGCCCCTGGATGGCGAGATTTTAGGGGGAACTTCACAGGTAGATACTTCAGCACTGACTGGCGAATCGGTGCCCGGCACAGTTAAGCCTGGAGATACCATTCTTGCAGGCATGATCAACCAATCGGGTGTGTTGACAATTCGAGTCACCAAACTATTTAGTGAATCTTCGATCGCCAAAGTGCTCGATCTGGTTGAAAATGCGTCTAGCAAAAAGGCATCCACCGAGAAATTCATCACCCAATTTGCCCGCTACTACACTCCCGTTATCGTCTTTCTTTCGTTAGCCGTTGCCCTGTTACCACCTCTGTTCATCCCTGGGGCGGATCGAGCCGATTGGGTTTATCGTGCCTTGGTTCTGTTGGTGATTTCCTGTCCCTGTGGATTGGTGATCAGCATTCCGCTCGGCTATTTTGGTGGCATTGGGGGAGCCGCCAAACATGGGATTTTGATCAAGGGATCTACCTTTTTAGACTCCCTCACGGCCGTTAAAACCGTTGTGTTTGATAAAACTGGAACCTTAACCAAAGGCACATTTAAGGTTACTCAGGTCGTTACCAAAAATGGATTTTCTGAATCAGAATTGTTAACCCTAGCCGCAAAAGCCGAATCCCATTCCACTCATCCCATTGCCCTATCGATCCGCGAAGCTTATGCCCAGTCGATCGCTGACTCTGAAGTGGCCGACTACGAAGAAATTGCTGGGCATGGCATTCGAGCCGTTGTGCAAAATCAAGTCGTCATTGCGGGCAATGATCGCCTTTTGCATCGAGAAAAAATCGATCATGATACCTGTGACGTAGCCGGTACAGTGGTTCATCTCGCCGTAGATGGGCGCTATGGGGGCTATATTCTGATTGCCGACGAAATTAAGGAAGATGCGGTTCAAGCGATTCGAGACCTAAAACGCATGGGAGTTGAAAAGACCGTGATGCTGACCGGGGATAGTGAAATAGTAGCTCAATCCGTTGCCCAGCAAATTGGTTTAGATGCCTTTGTTGCTGAATTATTGCCAGAAGAAAAAGTCGATGAAATTGAGCAACTGCTAGATCCTTCAGGTAAAGCAAAACTGGCATTTGTAGGAGATGGTATTAATGATGCCCCCGTGATTGCCCGAGCCGATGTCGGTATAGCCATGGGGGGATTGGGCTCCGATGCTGCCATTGAAACAGCGGACGTGGTGTTGATGACCGATGCGCCCTCGAAGGTGGCCGAAGCGATTCATGTGGCCCGCAAAACTCGTCAAATTGTTGTACAGAACATTGTCCTAGCCCTAGGGATTAAAGCACTTTTTATCGCCCTGGGCACCATTGGCTTGGCAACCCTCTGGGAGGCGGTGTTTGCGGATGTGGGAGTAGCACTGTTAGCGATTTTGAATGCTACTCGGATTGCTAAGTAA
- the rppB gene encoding two-component system sensor histidine kinase RppB — MQNNRLFNLSRWRLASYYAGVMGLILGLCGLAVYEMTSQDHWRSLDQELTSLAGTLHDGLEPLLQQPGQLEPSVKQILPNLCLGTVACPRSPQRRHILNATQQPGYYVRFLDLNGQLLATAGENPPGLAFERETTRQKPLTDQKGNRYHQVSLLLKTTTGEPWGYLKVGRSLVEYDHHLHTIQGFLVWGLPIVMIVVGGASWWLAGLAMEPVYRSYQQIQQFTADIAHELRTPITAIQATLETTLNAEPNAEETHSTLQTLKRQNYRLSHLIHDLLLLSRMDLTTVNPTQFTLCCLNDLVEDLTEEFASLAIAAGVLLSAKLDNQANIWVRGEEEQLYRLVGNLISNAIHYTPTGGEVTVMLETDKQQAIIKVQDTGIGIASENQSRVFDRFYRVDTARSRQRGGAGLGLAIAQAIAVKHQGVLTVESELGQGSLFTIRLSICPPPYQQSRECTKNLT; from the coding sequence ATGCAGAACAATAGATTATTCAATCTATCCCGTTGGCGTTTAGCCAGTTATTACGCTGGGGTCATGGGGCTAATTTTGGGTCTTTGTGGCCTAGCGGTCTATGAAATGACTTCCCAGGATCATTGGCGATCGCTGGATCAAGAGCTTACTTCCCTAGCGGGGACTCTCCATGATGGATTGGAACCACTATTACAACAACCAGGGCAGTTAGAGCCCTCAGTTAAACAAATTTTGCCTAATCTTTGCTTAGGTACAGTAGCTTGCCCTAGGTCGCCTCAACGGAGGCATATTCTCAACGCAACCCAACAGCCGGGCTATTATGTCCGGTTTTTGGACTTAAACGGTCAATTATTAGCAACGGCAGGGGAAAATCCCCCAGGCTTAGCCTTTGAGCGGGAAACCACCCGTCAAAAACCATTAACGGATCAAAAAGGGAACCGCTATCACCAAGTTTCTTTGCTGTTAAAAACCACCACTGGTGAACCTTGGGGCTATTTAAAGGTGGGGCGCTCCTTGGTGGAATATGACCATCATTTGCACACGATCCAAGGCTTTTTAGTTTGGGGTTTACCCATTGTGATGATTGTGGTCGGTGGTGCTAGTTGGTGGTTAGCAGGCTTAGCCATGGAGCCGGTTTATCGTTCCTACCAACAAATCCAGCAGTTCACCGCTGATATTGCCCACGAATTACGTACACCGATTACGGCGATTCAGGCAACGTTGGAAACGACATTAAATGCAGAACCTAATGCTGAAGAAACCCATAGCACCTTGCAAACCTTAAAACGACAAAATTATCGTCTCAGCCATTTAATCCATGATTTATTACTCCTCTCCCGCATGGATTTAACAACAGTTAATCCGACCCAGTTTACCCTTTGTTGTCTCAATGATTTAGTTGAAGATTTAACCGAAGAATTTGCCAGTTTGGCGATCGCCGCTGGGGTATTGTTATCTGCGAAGTTAGACAATCAAGCAAATATCTGGGTCAGGGGAGAAGAAGAACAGCTTTATCGTTTGGTGGGTAATTTAATCAGTAATGCCATTCACTACACCCCAACGGGGGGCGAGGTAACCGTCATGCTTGAGACCGATAAACAGCAAGCCATCATCAAAGTCCAAGATACGGGCATTGGCATTGCTTCGGAGAATCAAAGCCGGGTTTTTGACCGTTTTTATCGGGTGGACACGGCCCGGTCTCGACAACGGGGAGGGGCAGGATTAGGCCTTGCCATTGCCCAGGCGATCGCCGTTAAGCATCAAGGTGTTTTGACTGTAGAGAGTGAATTGGGTCAGGGAAGTTTATTCACCATTCGCTTATCAATATGTCCGCCACCATACCAACAGTCCCGAGAGTGTACCAAAAATCTCACCTAA
- the rppA gene encoding two-component system response regulator RppA, which translates to MRLLLVEDEPDLGMALEKALRRENYVVDWVQDGNLAWSYLDQGWVNYTLAIFDWMVPGLSGLELCQKLRGQRSSLPILMLTAKDQIADRVEGLDAGADDYLIKPFGMAELLARLRSLQRRSPELQPQQLQVGQWWLDYGTFAVVTPEQARITLTAKEFQLLEYFMKHPQQILSSEQIKNQLWALSAESTSNVVAAQVRLLRRKLEEYSHGNLIETVYGLGYRFQPHPTHAEQ; encoded by the coding sequence ATGAGACTGTTGCTGGTGGAGGATGAGCCTGATCTAGGAATGGCGCTGGAAAAAGCTCTCCGTCGCGAAAATTACGTAGTTGATTGGGTGCAGGACGGCAACCTAGCCTGGAGCTATTTAGACCAGGGCTGGGTGAACTATACCCTGGCTATTTTTGATTGGATGGTGCCGGGGTTATCAGGGTTGGAATTGTGTCAAAAACTCCGGGGCCAAAGGAGTTCTTTACCGATTCTAATGCTGACAGCGAAGGATCAAATTGCAGATCGGGTTGAGGGTTTAGATGCAGGGGCCGATGATTATTTAATCAAGCCCTTTGGCATGGCGGAACTATTAGCTCGTTTACGTTCTTTGCAACGGCGATCGCCAGAATTGCAACCCCAGCAGTTACAGGTGGGGCAATGGTGGTTGGATTATGGAACTTTTGCGGTAGTAACCCCAGAGCAAGCAAGAATTACCCTCACAGCCAAGGAGTTCCAGCTTTTGGAATACTTCATGAAACATCCCCAGCAAATTCTTAGTAGTGAACAGATTAAAAATCAACTGTGGGCGCTGTCGGCGGAATCTACCAGTAATGTCGTAGCGGCCCAGGTGCGTTTGCTCCGGCGAAAATTAGAGGAGTATAGCCATGGCAATCTCATTGAAACCGTGTATGGCTTAGGGTATCGTTTTCAGCCCCATCCAACCCATGCAGAACAATAG
- a CDS encoding DUF305 domain-containing protein, translating into MGNQFWIYGLAGLLLSGSAAGVTAVYRNQSPPQMMAQQGMHMQWTDQSFIEMMIPHHQDAIDMAEMALQKAEHPELKKLARNIIRDQEREIKEMKTWYQQWFKRPVPALSSQGMMGMHQGHGMMAMDLEALATAQNFDREFIRQMIPHHQMAVMMASNLKTNTERPEMDKLMDDIIRSQSAEIKQMKQWYQNWYGQ; encoded by the coding sequence GTGGGTAATCAATTCTGGATATATGGGTTGGCAGGACTACTCCTCAGTGGTTCAGCGGCTGGGGTAACAGCGGTTTATCGCAATCAATCTCCACCGCAGATGATGGCCCAACAAGGCATGCACATGCAATGGACAGACCAAAGTTTTATCGAAATGATGATTCCCCACCATCAAGATGCCATTGATATGGCGGAGATGGCTCTACAAAAAGCCGAACATCCTGAACTCAAAAAGTTGGCACGGAATATTATCCGAGACCAGGAAAGGGAAATTAAAGAAATGAAAACCTGGTATCAGCAATGGTTTAAACGACCAGTGCCTGCTTTGTCGAGCCAGGGAATGATGGGAATGCACCAAGGTCACGGCATGATGGCGATGGATTTAGAGGCTTTGGCCACCGCCCAAAACTTTGACCGGGAATTTATTCGTCAGATGATTCCCCACCATCAAATGGCAGTGATGATGGCTAGCAATTTAAAAACCAATACGGAACGGCCGGAGATGGATAAATTGATGGATGACATTATCCGCTCCCAAAGTGCGGAAATTAAGCAAATGAAGCAATGGTATCAAAACTGGTATGGTCAGTGA
- a CDS encoding IS5 family transposase (programmed frameshift) — protein sequence MIPPAKPGGHPRTTDMRAVCNGIYYQLKTGCQWAMLPHDFPPSSTVYSYYRKWQRHGVWERLNLRLLEQCRLQSGKSLQPSVIAADSQSVKTTGKKGEVYGFDGGKKVKGRKCHLIVDSLGLVLKVIVTEANASERIVTAYALMSLLEEGTQLLESVKSMLVDQGYRGDTFGLAIWLLIQAKVQVISRSGKSFEILPKIWIVERTFGWLNWYRRLSKDYEHLPEMSEAAIYAVMTPIMLRRLSATSTTL from the exons ATGATTCCTCCCGCAAAGCCCGGAGGACACCCACGAACCACAGATATGCGAGCGGTTTGTAATGGTATTTACTACCAACTAAAAACGGGTTGTCAATGGGCAATGTTACCCCATGACTTTCCTCCTAGTAGCACGGTCTATAGCTATTACCGTAAATGGCAACGTCATGGCGTGTGGGAAAGGCTCAATCTAAGGCTGCTGGAGCAATGCCGCCTCCAGAGTGGCAAGAGCCTTCAACCTAGCGTAATAGCGGCAGATAGCCAATCGGTAAAAACCACCG GAAAAAAGGGGGAAGTCTACGGTTTTGACGGAGGTAAGAAGGTGAAAGGACGAAAGTGTCACCTAATCGTCGATAGTCTGGGCTTAGTCTTAAAAGTGATAGTGACCGAAGCAAATGCAAGTGAACGCATCGTCACAGCTTATGCTCTGATGAGTTTGCTTGAAGAAGGAACTCAACTCCTCGAGTCTGTCAAGAGCATGTTAGTAGACCAGGGTTATCGAGGTGATACCTTTGGGTTAGCCATCTGGCTCTTAATTCAAGCCAAAGTCCAGGTGATTAGTCGTTCAGGGAAGTCTTTTGAGATCTTACCAAAAATATGGATTGTCGAGAGGACGTTCGGTTGGCTGAACTGGTATCGTCGTTTGAGTAAGGATTATGAGCATCTACCAGAAATGAGCGAAGCGGCTATTTATGCCGTGATGACTCCCATTATGTTGCGTCGTCTTTCTGCTACTTCTACCACTTTATAA